One part of the Ziziphus jujuba cultivar Dongzao chromosome 2, ASM3175591v1 genome encodes these proteins:
- the LOC132799168 gene encoding polygalacturonase 1 beta-like protein 3 produces the protein MNVHFLLFFYFVFFIISSLNVSPARDIDRGPQTNPFSPKACAIRYWNRHISDPRPEPPGFLISKASPLNAIDSTFFANLTFHNSLSSYIHSFCSLANLFCSFDDHESAEKPHSGSAGGGGRDSNFAVYSNKNFAEYGSSRRGGADSFKNYSDGLNVPNDSFKNYSRSSTSHAEQFTNYATNSNVATADFAAYGSQSTGGSGEFSNYYRRVNVPNLQFTSYDSDAKGHRLNFATYNNDSNTGPETFISYGKNGNGDPSEFIGYAEKANIVRSFFTGYGESGNRAHDSFKGYGLSGNVPYSNFKGYGLGGNSGIDSFSNYRNGANVGDDSFHSYARNSNSGKVSFVNYGKSINRGSDSFQEYGKGSVGRTTVGFQSYSLGRTFEDYNKKGLTFSEYNNFSTQAAVKESGRFVNKRVEPGKFFRESELKQGNVMVMPDIRDRMPKRSFLPRTILSKLPFSTSKISELNEIFDARENSAMQRVITNALTECERSPSRGETKRCVGSLEDMVDFAVTVLGRNVVVRTTANVNGSKRNVLIGKVNGVNGGNVTKSVSCHQSLYPYLLYYCHSVPRVRVYEADIHDAMSNMKINHGVAICHLDTSSWSPLHGAFVALGSSPGQIEVCHWIFENDMSWTTTD, from the exons ATGAACGTTCATTTCCTGCTTTTCTTCTACTTCGTCTTCTTCATTATCTCGTCTCTCAAT gtTTCACCAGCCAGAGACATTGATCGTGGGCCTCAGACCAACCCATTCTCGCCCAAAGCCTGCGCTATTCGCTACTGGAACAGGCACATTTCGGATCCCCGACCCGAACCACCCGGTTTCCTTATCTCCAAAGCTTCTCCTCTCAACGCAATCGATTCAACTTTCTTCGCTAACCTTACATTTCACAACTCGCTTTCTTCATATATCCATTCCTTCTGTTCATTAGCCAATCTCTTCTGCTCTTTCGATGACCATGAGTCCGCCGAAAAACCGCATAGTGGCAGCGCAGGTGGTGGTGGCAGAGACTCTAATTTCGCCGTCTATTCCAACAAGAACTTCGCCGAGTATGGAAGTTCCCGACGTGGCGGTGCCGACTCGTTCAAGAACTATTCCGATGGGTTGAACGTGCCCAACGACTCCTTCAAGAACTACAGCCGCAGCTCAACGTCCCACGCCGAGCAATTCACCAACTACGCAACCAATTCCAACGTAGCCACCGCCGATTTCGCCGCTTACGGATCCCAATCCACCGGTGGTTCCGGCGAGTTCAGCAACTACTACCGGCGAGTCAATGTTCCGAATCTCCAGTTCACTTCCTACGATTCCGACGCTAAAGGTCACAGATTGAATTTCGCGACCTATAACAACGATAGCAATACGGGTCCCGAAACGTTCATTAGCTACGGAAAGAACGGCAATGGCGATCCGAGCGAGTTCATCGGCTATGCCGAGAAGGCCAACATAGTCAGGTCGTTCTTCACCGGCTACGGAGAGTCCGGAAATCGAGCGCACGATTCGTTTAAGGGATACGGGTTGTCGGGTAACGTCCCGTATAGCAATTTCAAAGGCTACGGGCTTGGCGGGAATTCAGGGATCGATAGCTTCTCGAATTATCGGAACGGAGCGAACGTCGGCGACGATTCGTTTCATTCCTACGCGAGGAATTCGAATTCTGGGAAAGTGAGTTTCGTGAACTACGGGAAATCGATCAACCGCGGGAGCGATTCGTTCCAAGAGTACGGGAAAGGGTCGGTGGGTCGGACCACAGTCGGGTTCCAATCCTACAGTTTGGGTCGCACATTCGAAGACTATAACAAAAAGGGTCTCACATTCTCAGAATACAACAATTTCAGTACTCAAGCGGCAGTGAAAGAGAGTGGTAGATTCGTGAATAAACGAGTGGAACCGGGCAAATTCTTCAGAGAGTCTGAATTGAAGCAAGGAAATGTGATGGTCATGCCGGACATTAGAGACAGAATGCCCAAAAGGTCGTTTTTGCCCCGAACTATCCTGTCGAAATTACCGTTTTCGACATCGAAGATTTCGGAGCTTAACGAAATCTTCGACGCGCGAGAAAACTCGGCCATGCAGCGCGTGATAACCAACGCGCTGACCGAGTGTGAGAGAAGCCCGAGCCGTGGAGAGACGAAACGATGCGTTGGTTCGCTCGAAGATATGGTCGATTTCGCCGTCACGGTCTTGGGCCGTAATGTGGTGGTACGAACCACAGCGAACGTAAACGGGTCAAAGCGAAACGTGTTGATCGGAAAAGTCAATGGAGTCAACGGTGGAAACGTTACGAAATCGGTTTCGTGTCATCAAAGTCTGTACCCGTACTTATTGTATTATTGCCACTCGGTGCCGAGAGTTAGAGTCTATGAGGCCGACATTCATGATGCAATGAGCAACATGAAGATCAATCACGGTGTAGCCATCTGTCATCTTGACACGTCATCGTGGAGCCCATTGCACGGTGCTTTCGTGGCATTGGGATCCAGTCCGGGACAAATCGAAGTCTGCCATTGGATATTTGAAAACGACATGTCGTGGACAACGACTGATTAA
- the LOC132799144 gene encoding uncharacterized protein LOC132799144, with protein MLATCCSSATPPNPSLPPLTITPNNVCNSFIPINRRNLLSLLTLSTTHFSDFAFKPISLPVASARGLFQMPPVRLTNRYFLVRAGESEFESLGIINTNPVAKTSVDSGLSEKGKKQTLKAALELKTRGACARNCWIWPSITQRAYQAAEIIASVNGISRSYIVPEYSFLDARGLGAYEGKSLESVLEVYASDSISPNTKPPPIDDGTPNEGVADVFVRVTQLMSILETQYSGDTVVIVSPDSDNLTILQAGLIGLDLRRHTELSFAPGEVRFVDTSSIPAYKQPASAVYKCFNPPNCN; from the exons ATGCTCGCCACTTGTTGTTCCTCCGCTACTCCTCCAAACCCATCTTTGCCTCCATTAACAATAACACCCAACAATGTCTGCAATTCATTCATACCCATTAATCGCCGCAACCTCCTTTCTCTACTCACTCTTTCTACGACCCACTTCTCCGATTTTGCTTTCAAACCCATTTCACTCCCTGTGGCTTCTGCTCGTGGCCTCTTTCAGATGCCCCCCGTTCGCCTCACCAACCG gtattttctGGTGAGAGCTGGGGAGTCTGAATTCGAGAGCTTGGGGATTATTAATACGAATCCCGTTGCCAAAACTTCTGTGGATAGTGGGTTATCAGAGAAAGGGAAGAAGCAGACATTGAAAGCAGCTCTTGAGTTGAAAACTAGAGGTGCTTGTGCAAGGAACTGTTGGATATGGCCCTCTATTACTCAGAGAGCTTACCAGGCTGCTGAGATCATTGCTTCTGTTAATGGGATTAGCCGAAG cTATATTGTCCCAGAGTATAGCTTTCTGGATGCTCGTGGATTGGGAGCCTATGAAGGGAAGAGCTTGGAATCCGTTTTAgaa GTTTATGCATCAGACAGTATTTCTCCAAACACAAAGCCACCTCCTATTGATGATGGAACCCCAAATGAGGGTGTTGCGGATGTATTTGTTCGTGTAACACAGCTCATGTCTATTCTTGAGACCCAGTATTCAGGTGATACTGTGGTTATTGTCTCGCCAGATTCTGACAATTTGACAATCCTCCAAGCTGGTCTAATTGGACTTGATCTGCGAAG GCATACAGAACTTTCTTTTGCCCCTGGAGAAGTCAGATTTGTTGATACAAGTAGCATACCTGCTTACAAGCAACCTGCATCTGCTGTATATAAGTGTTTTAATCCACCAAATTGTAACTAA